In Siniperca chuatsi isolate FFG_IHB_CAS linkage group LG16, ASM2008510v1, whole genome shotgun sequence, the following proteins share a genomic window:
- the mtfr2 gene encoding mitochondrial fission regulator 2, with protein sequence MSLAKDILDVLRIVLEYFGVPPDMLVPVWDSQLCGQYRSIVRMIGTNLPLAPTPRVHFQIPLLTYRPSGYVDITVDTPAIPSFADVMWVFEDEGDGSAKTRNHLLPRKGSTVNRDVVRYPGPVINQAQRGGRSVRQTSDPDALKKITVLESELLKLRAQIAMIVTAAPASGLTESQNAPGTPLMSPPPHPALTSTPRCAAPPPPPPLPPPCPSASTETSSVLQLIRQRRKDEKDLNKGQDWGLSRGSGVKGIPSMLDVLKDLNQVKLRSVERSPGGTPVRRRRSKGGAALLSDPAALIAEALKIKFAQHRHNNSSDKENSLELSPFGSPETPKVPLHTRRSQGRLHI encoded by the exons ATGTCTTTAGCAAAGGATATTCTGGATGTGCTGCGCATCGTCCTGGAGTACTTTGGAGTGCCTCCAGACATG CTGGTTCCAGTGTGGGACAGTCAGCTGTGCGGTCAGTATCGCAGCATTGTGCGGATGATCGGGACCAACCTCCCACTGGCACCTACACCACGTGTCCACTTTCAG ATCCCCCTGCTCACCTATAGGCCCAGTGGTTATGTTGACATCACAGTGGATACACCTGCCATCCCCTCATTCGCAGACGTCATGTGGGTGTTTGAGGACGAGGGGGACGGCTCTGCCAAGACCAG GAACCATTTACTTCCAAGGAAAGGAAGTACTGTAAATCGGGACGTGGTGAGATATCCAGGACCGGTCATCAATCAAGCCCAGAGAGGAGGCAGATCTGTAAGACAGACATCTGATCCAGACGCCCTGAAGAAGATCACAGTGCTGGAGAGCGAGCTGCTCAAACTACGAGCTCAGATAGCCATGATTGTTACTGCTGCTCCAGCCTCAG GTTTGACCGAGTCCCAGAATGCACCAGGCACGCCTTTGATGTCTCCTCCCCCTCACCCAGCTCTCACCTCCACGCCTCGCTGTgctgctccaccaccacctccacctctacCTCCTCCCTGCCCTAGCGCCTCCACTGAGACTTCGTCTGTATTACAGCTGATCCGCCAGCGCAGGAAGGACGAGAAAGACCTTAACAAGGGTCAGGACTGGGGCCTCAGCAGGGGTTCGGGAGTTAAAGGGATCCCATCTATGCTGGATGTTCTCAAGGACTTAAATCAAGTTAAATTGCGTTCAGTGGAGAG ATCACCAGGGGGCACACCAGTCAGAAGAAGACGCAGTAAGGGAGGCGCAGCATTGCTTAGTGACCCAGCGGCTCTTATTGCTGAAGCACTAAAGATAAAGTTCGCCCAGCATCGCCATAACAATTCCTCTGACAAAGAGAATTCACTCGAACTCTCACCATTCGGCAGTCCAGAAACACCCAAG GTTCCTCTCCACACCAGACGCAGTCAGGGACGCCTCCACATCTGA